The following coding sequences are from one Bradyrhizobium sp. 200 window:
- a CDS encoding acyl-CoA thioesterase produces MTETHVHAPRTTETEPQGDLCIRTLAMPADTNANGDIFGGWLLSQMDIGGGVFASKIAKSRTVTVAIEAMNFRKAVYVGDLVSVYATLVRVGRTSITVHLEAWVVRRKELQSILVTDGNFTYVSIDDDGRPQTVRPDGAIQT; encoded by the coding sequence GTGACGGAGACGCATGTGCACGCGCCGCGCACGACCGAGACCGAGCCGCAAGGCGATCTCTGCATCCGCACGCTGGCGATGCCGGCCGATACCAATGCCAACGGCGATATCTTCGGCGGCTGGCTATTGAGCCAGATGGATATCGGCGGCGGCGTGTTCGCTTCCAAGATCGCGAAATCCCGCACCGTGACGGTCGCGATCGAGGCGATGAACTTTCGCAAAGCGGTCTATGTCGGCGATCTCGTTTCGGTCTACGCCACTCTGGTGCGGGTCGGACGCACCTCGATCACGGTCCATCTCGAAGCCTGGGTCGTGCGCCGCAAGGAGTTGCAGTCGATTCTGGTGACCGACGGCAACTTCACCTACGTCTCGATCGACGACGACGGCCGGCCGCAGACGGTGCGGCCGGATGGTGCCATACAGACCTGA